The proteins below are encoded in one region of Listeria swaminathanii:
- the lysS gene encoding lysine--tRNA ligase encodes MSNENHEELNDQLIVRREKVDTLREEGIDPFGEKFIRSISPEELETKFADKSKEELEEAAIEVSVAGRIMTKRVKGKVGFTHIQDRFHQLQIYIRKDAIGEDAYAVFKLADLGDIIGIKGTIFRTNTGELSVKATEFTLLSKSLRPLPDKYHGLKDVEQRYRQRYLDLITNEESQNRFVMRSKILKYTRDYMDNQGFLEVETPVLHTIAGGAAAKPFITHHNALDMELYLRIALELHLKRLIVGGMDKVYEIGRVFRNEGTSTRHNPEFTMLESYAAYEDYEDVMDLVEGLVSTVCKQVNGTTEITYGEYKVDLTPNWRRIHMADAVKEYVGVDFWNVTSDEEARELAKKHDVPVTEHMTYGHILNEFFETYVEEKLIQPTFVYGHPVEISPLAKKNKEDERFTDRFELFIVGREHANAFSELNDPIDQRERFEAQMKEREQGNDEAHGMDADFLEALEYGLPPTGGLGIGIDRLVMLLTDAPSIRDILLFPTMKHRD; translated from the coding sequence ATGAGTAACGAGAATCATGAAGAACTAAATGACCAACTCATCGTCCGTCGCGAAAAAGTGGACACATTGCGCGAAGAAGGCATAGATCCTTTTGGCGAAAAATTCATCCGTTCCATCAGCCCGGAAGAACTTGAAACAAAATTCGCTGATAAATCAAAAGAAGAACTTGAAGAAGCTGCTATCGAAGTTTCTGTAGCAGGTCGTATTATGACGAAGCGTGTCAAAGGTAAGGTAGGCTTCACACATATTCAAGACCGTTTCCATCAATTACAAATCTATATCCGTAAAGACGCTATCGGCGAAGATGCATACGCAGTTTTCAAATTAGCTGACTTAGGAGATATTATTGGTATTAAAGGAACTATTTTCCGTACTAATACAGGCGAACTTTCGGTTAAAGCAACAGAATTCACTTTGCTTTCTAAATCATTACGCCCACTTCCTGATAAATATCATGGCTTAAAAGACGTAGAACAACGCTACCGTCAACGCTACTTAGACTTAATCACAAACGAAGAAAGTCAAAATCGTTTTGTAATGCGTAGTAAAATCCTTAAATACACTCGTGATTACATGGATAACCAAGGTTTCTTAGAAGTAGAAACTCCAGTACTTCATACAATTGCTGGTGGAGCTGCGGCAAAACCATTTATAACACACCATAATGCGCTTGATATGGAACTGTACTTGCGAATTGCTTTAGAACTACACTTAAAACGCCTAATCGTTGGCGGGATGGATAAAGTATACGAAATCGGACGTGTTTTCCGTAATGAAGGAACATCTACACGCCATAATCCTGAATTTACAATGCTAGAATCCTACGCGGCATACGAAGATTACGAAGATGTTATGGATTTAGTAGAAGGTTTAGTATCCACTGTATGTAAACAAGTAAACGGAACAACAGAAATAACATACGGCGAATACAAAGTAGACTTAACTCCAAACTGGCGCCGTATCCATATGGCTGATGCTGTAAAAGAGTATGTAGGGGTAGATTTTTGGAATGTAACTTCTGATGAAGAAGCTCGCGAACTAGCTAAAAAACATGATGTACCAGTAACGGAACACATGACATACGGTCACATTCTCAACGAATTTTTCGAAACATACGTAGAAGAAAAACTAATCCAACCAACATTCGTATACGGCCACCCAGTAGAAATCTCTCCTTTAGCTAAGAAAAACAAAGAAGATGAACGCTTTACTGATCGTTTCGAATTATTTATCGTTGGACGCGAACACGCAAATGCATTCTCAGAGTTAAACGATCCAATTGATCAAAGAGAACGTTTTGAAGCACAAATGAAAGAACGTGAACAAGGCAATGACGAAGCACACGGAATGGATGCAGATTTCCTTGAAGCTTTAGAATATGGTTTGCCGCCAACAGGTGGATTAGGTATAGGTATAGATCGTCTAGTAATGCTATTAACAGACGCTCCATCTATCCGTGATATCCTGTTGTTCCCGACTATGAAACACCGTGATTAA
- the dusB gene encoding tRNA dihydrouridine synthase DusB, with translation MFKIGNVEIKNQVVVAPMAGISNSAFRLTVKEFGAGLVCCEMISDKGIAYRNAKTLDMLYIDEKEKPLSLQIFGGEKETLVEAAKFVAENTTADIIDINMGCPVNKIIKCEAGAKWLLDPNKVYDMVAAVVDAVDKPVTVKMRIGWDEEHVFAIENALAAERAGAAAVAMHGRTRVQMYEGSANWDVLRDVKCELKIPFMANGDVRTPEDAKRILEHTGADGVMIGRAALGNPWMIYRTVKFLETGELLPEPEPREKMQTAMLHLNRLVELKGENIAVREFRQHAAYYLKGARGSTRAKVAANQATKQSEMEAILNEFVLQYEEKALAKQD, from the coding sequence ATGTTTAAAATAGGTAACGTAGAAATTAAGAACCAAGTAGTTGTGGCGCCAATGGCCGGTATATCCAATTCCGCATTCCGCCTAACAGTCAAAGAATTCGGAGCAGGCCTCGTTTGCTGTGAAATGATTAGCGACAAAGGAATCGCCTACCGTAATGCTAAAACACTTGATATGCTATATATTGATGAAAAAGAAAAACCACTGAGCCTACAAATTTTCGGTGGCGAGAAAGAAACGCTTGTGGAAGCCGCGAAATTCGTAGCTGAAAACACAACAGCCGATATTATTGATATTAATATGGGTTGCCCGGTAAATAAAATTATCAAATGTGAAGCTGGGGCAAAATGGCTACTTGATCCAAATAAAGTGTACGACATGGTAGCTGCTGTAGTGGATGCTGTTGATAAGCCAGTAACAGTGAAAATGCGCATCGGCTGGGACGAAGAACATGTCTTTGCTATCGAAAACGCACTTGCCGCTGAACGTGCAGGAGCTGCTGCAGTTGCAATGCACGGACGTACTCGTGTGCAAATGTATGAAGGAAGCGCGAACTGGGACGTACTTAGAGACGTAAAATGCGAACTAAAAATCCCGTTCATGGCCAATGGTGACGTAAGAACACCAGAAGATGCCAAACGAATCCTAGAACATACAGGTGCAGATGGCGTAATGATCGGCCGCGCTGCACTTGGGAACCCGTGGATGATTTATCGCACAGTGAAATTCCTAGAAACAGGCGAACTTCTCCCAGAACCAGAACCACGCGAAAAAATGCAAACTGCCATGCTACATTTAAACCGCTTAGTCGAGTTAAAAGGAGAAAACATCGCAGTTCGTGAATTTAGACAACACGCAGCTTACTATCTAAAAGGAGCTCGTGGAAGCACCCGTGCAAAAGTGGCTGCTAACCAAGCGACAAAACAATCAGAAATGGAAGCAATTTTAAATGAATTTGTTCTCCAATATGAAGAAAAAGCATTAGCGAAACAAGACTAA
- the folK gene encoding 2-amino-4-hydroxy-6-hydroxymethyldihydropteridine diphosphokinase has protein sequence MAKAFLSIGTNIGERLDNLNDAIQGLAASEQIKITKVSSVYETDAVGYEDQAAFLNIAAEVETNFTPVDLLDFCLALELELGRVRLFKWGPRLIDIDVLLYDDVKIDTEKLKIPHPYMKERAFVMIPLIEISPEKSTLLENPAILEKQGVRKIKNQVNW, from the coding sequence ATGGCTAAAGCGTTTCTATCGATTGGCACAAATATTGGTGAACGTCTAGATAATTTAAATGATGCTATACAAGGATTAGCTGCTTCAGAACAAATTAAAATCACCAAGGTGTCGAGTGTTTATGAGACGGATGCAGTGGGTTATGAGGACCAAGCCGCATTTTTAAATATCGCAGCAGAAGTCGAAACCAATTTTACACCGGTTGATTTACTAGATTTTTGCCTGGCGCTCGAACTTGAATTGGGGCGAGTTCGATTGTTTAAATGGGGCCCGCGCCTCATCGATATTGATGTTCTACTATATGATGATGTTAAAATCGACACAGAAAAGCTGAAAATCCCACATCCTTATATGAAAGAACGCGCCTTTGTCATGATTCCGCTAATAGAAATTTCACCAGAAAAAAGCACTCTTTTAGAGAATCCAGCCATTTTAGAAAAACAAGGCGTTCGAAAAATAAAAAATCAAGTCAACTGGTAA
- the folB gene encoding dihydroneopterin aldolase gives MDKIYLNELVFYGYHGVLAEETKLGQTFRVSLILGLSTKKAGMSDSVDDTVSYAEVYETVKEIVEGTPFKLIEALAEKIASEVLVGYPLLEEVTVKLIKPNPPIPGHYDSVAVEIERKRSDLNG, from the coding sequence TTGGATAAAATTTATTTAAATGAGTTAGTGTTTTACGGATACCACGGAGTTTTAGCAGAAGAAACAAAATTAGGACAAACGTTCAGAGTGTCGCTAATTCTTGGACTTTCTACCAAAAAAGCAGGAATGTCAGATAGCGTTGATGATACAGTCAGTTATGCAGAAGTATATGAAACAGTAAAAGAAATCGTAGAAGGAACGCCATTTAAGCTAATTGAAGCTCTTGCAGAAAAAATCGCCAGCGAGGTTTTAGTTGGTTATCCACTTTTAGAAGAAGTAACTGTAAAGCTTATTAAACCCAATCCACCAATTCCGGGGCATTATGATTCCGTTGCTGTTGAAATCGAGCGTAAGAGAAGTGATTTGAATGGCTAA
- the folP gene encoding dihydropteroate synthase has protein sequence MKKWKRDHLGMVMGILNVTPDSFSDGGKYMQVEEALARALQMAEDGAAIIDVGGISTRPGFSEVTPEEELARIIPVIKVVREKLPDIWISVDSWRAEVAEQAILAGADMINDQWGAKKEPKIAEVAAKYGVPICLMHNRENAEYDNFLEDVKKDLLESVAIAKAALVPDKHIILDPGFGFVKTPAQNLEVLRRIDEIVALGYEVLLGTSRKSTIGLVLGTTPEDRMEGTGATTVYGFAKGCTITRVHDVLPIARMVRMTDAITGKLDITNL, from the coding sequence TTGAAGAAGTGGAAAAGGGATCACCTAGGTATGGTCATGGGGATATTGAATGTTACACCAGACTCTTTTTCGGATGGTGGAAAATATATGCAAGTGGAAGAAGCGTTGGCTCGAGCGTTGCAAATGGCGGAAGACGGCGCTGCAATTATTGATGTTGGCGGAATTTCCACGCGCCCAGGTTTTTCGGAAGTAACCCCCGAAGAAGAACTCGCGCGAATTATCCCAGTCATCAAAGTGGTTAGAGAGAAACTCCCTGATATATGGATTTCTGTTGATTCTTGGCGTGCCGAAGTAGCAGAACAAGCTATTTTAGCAGGAGCTGATATGATAAATGATCAATGGGGTGCGAAAAAAGAACCGAAAATCGCGGAAGTTGCTGCAAAATATGGTGTGCCAATCTGTTTAATGCATAATCGCGAAAACGCCGAATACGACAATTTTCTAGAAGATGTAAAAAAGGACTTATTAGAAAGTGTTGCGATTGCTAAAGCGGCATTAGTACCAGACAAACATATTATTCTTGATCCCGGTTTTGGCTTCGTAAAAACGCCAGCTCAGAATTTAGAAGTGCTAAGACGCATCGATGAAATTGTTGCGCTTGGCTATGAAGTTTTACTCGGAACGAGCCGAAAATCAACTATCGGTCTTGTCCTTGGAACTACTCCGGAAGATAGAATGGAAGGAACCGGCGCAACGACAGTTTACGGATTTGCAAAAGGTTGTACGATTACTCGCGTGCATGATGTGCTTCCAATTGCGCGCATGGTTCGGATGACAGATGCAATTACCGGCAAATTAGATATTACAAACTTATAA
- the cysK gene encoding cysteine synthase A: MTIANSITDLIGKTPIVKLNRLPEAGSADVYVKLEFQNPGGSVKDRIANAMIENAEKSGALKPGDTIIEPTSGNTGIGLAMVAAAKGYQAIFVMPETMSLERRKLLQAYGAKLVLTPGPDGMKGAIAKAEELAKENNYFVPQQFHNPANPAVHEETTGPEIVEAFGKDGLDAFIAGVGTGGTVTGVGHVLKKNYPDVKIYALEPEESPVLSGGSPSPHKIQGIGAGFVPDTLDTKVYDGILKVSSEDALETAREVAKKEGILVGISSGATIKAALDLAKELGAGKKVLAIVASNGERYLSTPLYNFED, from the coding sequence ATGACAATTGCAAATTCAATCACTGATTTAATTGGAAAGACACCAATTGTGAAACTTAACCGTTTACCAGAAGCAGGTAGCGCAGACGTATACGTAAAATTAGAATTCCAAAATCCGGGTGGTAGTGTAAAAGACCGTATTGCTAACGCGATGATCGAAAACGCTGAAAAATCAGGTGCATTAAAACCAGGCGATACAATTATTGAGCCAACAAGCGGGAACACAGGAATCGGCCTAGCGATGGTAGCAGCTGCAAAAGGTTACCAAGCAATCTTCGTAATGCCGGAAACAATGAGCTTAGAACGTCGCAAATTACTTCAAGCTTACGGTGCAAAATTAGTGTTAACACCAGGACCAGATGGCATGAAAGGCGCAATTGCAAAAGCAGAAGAACTAGCTAAAGAAAACAACTATTTCGTCCCACAACAATTCCACAACCCAGCAAACCCAGCAGTTCACGAAGAAACAACTGGTCCGGAAATCGTTGAAGCTTTTGGGAAAGATGGCTTAGATGCTTTCATCGCAGGAGTAGGGACTGGCGGAACTGTAACTGGCGTAGGACACGTACTTAAAAAGAACTACCCTGATGTAAAAATCTATGCGCTTGAACCAGAAGAATCCCCAGTACTTAGCGGCGGATCCCCGTCTCCACATAAAATCCAAGGTATCGGCGCTGGCTTCGTGCCAGATACATTAGATACAAAAGTGTATGACGGCATTCTAAAAGTATCAAGTGAAGATGCCCTAGAAACAGCACGCGAAGTAGCGAAAAAAGAAGGTATCTTAGTAGGTATTTCTTCCGGAGCGACTATTAAAGCAGCCCTTGACCTTGCAAAAGAACTTGGCGCTGGCAAAAAAGTACTAGCTATCGTTGCGAGTAACGGCGAACGCTACTTGAGCACACCACTTTATAATTTTGAAGACTAA
- the hslO gene encoding Hsp33 family molecular chaperone HslO: MNDYLVKALAYDGMARVYAAVTTETIKEAQKRHDTWSVSSAALGRTMTGTLFLGAMQKEDQKITVKIEGDGPIGSIVADSNAQGQIRGYVTNPHVHFSELNEAGKLDVRRGVGTSGMLSVVKDLGFGENFTGQTPIVSGEIGEDFTYYLATSEQINSSVGVGVLVNPDDTIEAAGGFMLQLLPGATDEVIDEIEKNLTALPTVSRMIEAGETPESILAKLAGGEEKLQILEKIPVSFECNCSKERFGSAIISLGKEEIRSMIEEDHGAEAECHFCRNTYDFSEKELEELYEEAK; the protein is encoded by the coding sequence ATGAACGATTATTTAGTTAAAGCGTTAGCCTACGATGGCATGGCGCGTGTATATGCAGCAGTAACAACCGAAACAATCAAAGAAGCACAAAAAAGACATGATACATGGTCCGTCTCATCTGCCGCACTTGGTAGAACGATGACAGGAACACTCTTCCTTGGCGCAATGCAAAAAGAAGACCAAAAAATCACTGTAAAAATCGAAGGCGACGGCCCAATTGGCTCAATCGTAGCAGACAGTAACGCGCAAGGCCAAATCAGAGGCTATGTAACAAATCCACACGTCCATTTCAGTGAATTAAATGAGGCTGGAAAACTAGACGTTCGCCGTGGCGTTGGCACATCCGGTATGCTTTCAGTCGTAAAAGATCTAGGCTTTGGCGAAAATTTCACAGGCCAAACACCAATCGTTTCCGGCGAAATCGGCGAAGACTTCACATATTACCTAGCAACATCCGAACAAATCAATTCATCAGTAGGCGTTGGAGTGCTTGTTAATCCAGACGATACAATTGAAGCGGCAGGCGGTTTCATGCTGCAACTACTTCCCGGCGCAACGGATGAAGTCATTGACGAAATCGAAAAAAACCTTACAGCCTTGCCAACAGTTTCAAGAATGATTGAAGCAGGAGAAACACCGGAATCCATTCTAGCTAAACTAGCAGGTGGCGAAGAAAAACTACAAATTTTAGAAAAAATCCCTGTATCATTTGAATGTAACTGCTCCAAAGAACGTTTCGGTAGCGCGATAATCTCCCTTGGCAAAGAAGAAATCCGCTCCATGATAGAAGAAGATCACGGCGCAGAAGCAGAATGCCATTTTTGCCGAAACACATATGATTTCTCAGAAAAAGAATTAGAAGAACTTTACGAAGAAGCAAAATAA
- a CDS encoding type III pantothenate kinase — protein sequence MILVIDVGNTNCTVGVYKQQKLLKHWRMTTDRHRTSDELGMTVLNFFSYANLTPSDIQGIIISSVVPPIMHAMETMCVRYFNIRPLIVGPGIKTGINLKVDNPREIGTDRIVNAVAASEEYGTPVIVVDFGTATTFCYIDESGVYQGGAIAPGIMISTEALYNRAAKLPRVDIAESSQIIGKSTVASMQAGIFYGFVGQCEGIIAEMKKQANTSPVVVATGGLARMITEKSSAVDILDPFLTLKGLELLYRRNKPITEK from the coding sequence ATGATACTTGTAATTGACGTTGGGAATACTAACTGTACTGTCGGAGTTTACAAACAACAAAAACTGCTAAAACATTGGCGGATGACAACAGATCGTCACCGCACATCCGATGAATTAGGAATGACAGTCTTGAACTTTTTTTCATATGCGAATTTAACTCCTTCTGATATTCAAGGGATTATTATTTCGTCCGTTGTTCCACCAATCATGCACGCAATGGAAACCATGTGTGTCCGCTATTTTAATATCCGACCATTAATCGTTGGTCCAGGAATAAAAACCGGCATCAATCTAAAAGTCGATAATCCGCGCGAAATTGGAACAGACCGAATCGTAAATGCCGTAGCTGCATCAGAAGAGTATGGTACGCCAGTTATCGTAGTTGATTTTGGCACAGCAACCACATTTTGCTATATTGATGAGTCTGGAGTATACCAAGGAGGCGCAATTGCCCCAGGTATTATGATTTCAACCGAAGCCTTATACAACCGTGCCGCCAAACTCCCACGTGTAGATATTGCTGAATCAAGTCAAATCATCGGAAAATCCACCGTGGCATCTATGCAAGCCGGAATCTTTTATGGCTTTGTCGGACAATGCGAAGGAATTATCGCAGAAATGAAAAAACAAGCCAATACAAGTCCTGTAGTAGTTGCAACAGGAGGGCTGGCTCGGATGATAACAGAAAAATCTTCCGCAGTAGACATTTTAGACCCATTTTTAACATTGAAAGGGCTAGAACTTCTATATAGAAGAAATAAACCAATTACAGAAAAATAA
- the ftsH gene encoding ATP-dependent zinc metalloprotease FtsH, which yields MNRFFRNAIFYVIIFLVIIGIVSSFNSNKEAAKDISYSEFVSKLEDGKVKSVEIQPDRSVYTINGEFKSSDKSSDDKKTGLGQSKTSSTAFTTYALNSDTSLDDLQKTLKSEDVKTNIVPAKQNSGWVTFLTSIVPFIIIFILFFFLMSQSQGGGGGKVMSFGKSKAKLYNDDKKKVRFTDVAGADEEKQELVEVVEFLKDPRKFAELGARIPKGVLLVGPPGTGKTLLARAVAGEAGVPFFSISGSDFVEMFVGVGASRVRDLFENAKKNAPCIIFIDEIDAVGRQRGAGMGGGHDEREQTLNQLLVEMDGFGGNEGIIIIAATNRADVLDPALLRPGRFDRQIMVDRPDVKGREAVLRVHARNKPLAKSVDLKAIAQRTPGFSGADLENLLNEAALVAARSDKKEIDMSDLDEASDRVIAGPAKKNRVISEKERRTVAYHEGGHVIVGMVLDEAEVVHKVTIVPRGQAGGYAVMLPKEDRFLMTKAELMDRITGLLGGRVAEEVTFGEVTTGASNDFERATELARRMVTEWGMSDKIGPLQFTSGNGQVFMGRDFGSDKGYSDKIAYEIDTEVQSLIRYCYDRAKTIITEHQEQHKLIAETLLKVETLDARQIRSLFDDGVMPPDIDTIDVEAEYPSEKDEEVGKSFEEEKQDLKEEKVEETQEQPKEVTSEDAPDIEQTPNDKKDE from the coding sequence ATGAACAGGTTTTTTAGAAATGCGATATTTTATGTCATAATATTCCTTGTTATTATCGGGATCGTTTCTTCGTTTAACTCAAACAAAGAGGCAGCCAAAGATATTAGCTATTCAGAATTTGTGAGTAAATTAGAAGATGGTAAAGTTAAATCCGTAGAAATACAACCAGACCGTAGTGTTTATACAATCAATGGGGAATTTAAATCAAGCGATAAAAGTTCCGATGATAAAAAAACCGGTCTTGGCCAAAGTAAAACAAGTAGCACTGCTTTCACAACATACGCTTTGAATAGCGATACTTCACTTGATGATTTGCAAAAAACACTCAAAAGTGAAGACGTGAAAACGAATATAGTACCTGCTAAACAAAACAGTGGTTGGGTTACATTCCTAACTTCTATTGTACCGTTTATAATTATCTTCATCCTCTTCTTCTTCCTAATGAGCCAGTCTCAAGGTGGCGGCGGTGGTAAAGTAATGAGCTTTGGTAAAAGTAAAGCTAAACTTTACAACGACGATAAGAAGAAAGTTCGCTTCACAGATGTAGCCGGAGCGGACGAGGAAAAACAAGAACTTGTTGAAGTAGTAGAATTCCTAAAAGATCCGCGCAAATTTGCGGAACTTGGCGCTCGTATTCCTAAAGGTGTCCTTTTAGTAGGGCCTCCGGGTACTGGTAAAACCTTGCTAGCTCGTGCAGTTGCCGGTGAAGCAGGCGTGCCATTCTTCTCTATCTCAGGTTCAGATTTTGTAGAAATGTTTGTCGGTGTCGGTGCAAGCCGTGTCCGTGATTTATTCGAAAATGCGAAGAAAAACGCACCATGTATCATTTTCATTGATGAAATTGATGCAGTTGGTCGTCAACGTGGAGCTGGAATGGGCGGCGGTCACGATGAACGTGAACAAACCCTAAACCAATTACTAGTTGAAATGGATGGTTTCGGCGGCAATGAAGGCATCATCATTATTGCAGCAACTAACCGTGCAGACGTACTTGACCCAGCACTTCTTCGTCCAGGCCGTTTTGACCGTCAAATTATGGTTGATCGTCCAGACGTTAAAGGCCGTGAAGCAGTACTTCGCGTTCATGCTCGTAACAAACCACTTGCTAAAAGTGTTGATTTAAAAGCAATCGCACAACGTACACCGGGATTCTCTGGTGCCGATTTAGAAAACTTACTGAATGAAGCAGCACTTGTTGCCGCTCGTTCCGATAAGAAAGAAATAGACATGAGTGACCTCGATGAAGCTAGTGACCGCGTAATTGCTGGTCCAGCTAAGAAAAATCGAGTTATCTCTGAAAAAGAACGCCGCACAGTCGCTTATCATGAAGGTGGTCACGTTATCGTCGGAATGGTACTTGATGAAGCGGAAGTCGTGCATAAAGTTACCATCGTCCCTCGTGGACAAGCTGGTGGTTATGCCGTAATGTTACCGAAAGAAGATCGCTTCCTAATGACGAAAGCCGAGTTAATGGACCGTATCACTGGTTTACTTGGTGGACGCGTAGCCGAAGAAGTCACTTTTGGTGAAGTAACAACTGGTGCAAGTAATGACTTTGAACGTGCAACTGAACTTGCTCGCCGCATGGTAACTGAATGGGGTATGAGCGATAAGATTGGACCGCTTCAATTCACTTCTGGCAATGGCCAAGTATTCATGGGCCGCGATTTTGGTAGCGACAAAGGATATTCCGATAAAATCGCTTACGAAATCGATACAGAAGTTCAAAGCTTAATCCGCTACTGTTATGACCGCGCTAAAACAATCATCACAGAACACCAAGAACAACATAAACTTATCGCGGAAACATTACTAAAAGTAGAAACATTAGACGCTCGCCAAATCCGTTCCCTATTTGATGATGGTGTAATGCCTCCAGATATCGATACGATTGACGTAGAAGCTGAATATCCTTCCGAAAAAGACGAAGAAGTAGGTAAATCTTTTGAAGAAGAAAAACAAGACTTGAAAGAAGAAAAAGTCGAAGAAACACAAGAACAACCAAAAGAAGTAACTTCGGAAGATGCTCCAGACATTGAGCAAACGCCAAACGATAAAAAAGACGAATAA